TACCGGCGCCGAAGTGTCGGACGCGCCGAGTCCATGCTCGATCGTGAAGCCGAGTCCCATCGAAGGCGCACCGTTGTCCTCCGGCGGAAGTCCGAAGTCGTCGGCCAGGTCGAGCGCAATATCCACGGCCGCCGTCGGCAGATCGTCAACGAGATCGATCATCGGTTCCACCGGTGTATCCACCACGGTCTCGAAGGCGGCGAGAATCTCGGCGTCGTGATTCACCGGCTCCTGAATCGCGATGACCCCCGACGGCGTCGTGCGCAGCAGCACATCGGTGATCGCGACGGCGTCACGGAGCGGCTGATCATCCCACTCGGCTTCGGAGGCCTGTTCGTCGATCGACGCGTGCGCGTAGACGGCGACCTCCTCCGTGCGAGCGACCTCCTCGCGAGCTGCCTCGGCCTGCATCGCCTCGGCCTGCATCACCTCAGCGCGAACCGCCGCGATGCGGCTCGTCTCGGCGCGATTGGCATCGGCTCGTGAGCGGACGGCGGAGACCATCGCGAGCAGGCGATCCGCCCGATCGGTGGACATGCCGTGCGCATCGAGCAGAGCGTGCAGGCGCAACAACAGCGGTTCGGCGTTGGCAGGAACACCGGCCGCCAGCGCCAGACGGGCCGCGTTCTCCAACATCACGACGAGGCGCGCATCTTCATCGCCCACATGGCGTTCCACGGCTGATATCGCGCGCTGCATCAACGCCTGCGCTTCGTCGAGCCGGCCGAGGGCACCAAGCATCACCGCGAGATCCATGCGTTCGCGGGCCACCGGCATCGCGTCCTCGCCGGCGAGGGCCACGCGGAGCGCGCAGGAGCGCTGGGCGTGGAGCAGGGCGTCTTCCGTGCGTCCCGCCCGGAAGCAGGCCTGCGCCAGATTGCCGAGAATCAAGGCCAGCGCATCGTGAGAGCTCACATCGGGCGCACGTCGTGCCAACACGTCGGCCGCGGCAGCAAATGCCTCAGCGGCCTCATCCCAGTCCGCCGCAGCGGCAAGGGACAGACCTCGCGTGTTGTCATCCATCCAACCGTCGCGCTCGGAGCGCGCGGACCCGTGTGCCATCAATAGCTCTTGCATCGCGAGAGTTTGACGCGCCGTCCTAACCCACGTCACCGTGGTTTGCGCGATTGTGCCAGCAGTGAAACGTTCATGCACGGAGTAGCACGGCCACCGGCGGCTTGCACTGAAATACCGTCAGCTGCCGCCAGGCGCACGATCGGGATCTCGGTGGCCAAAGTGCAATATGGCATGCTCCTGCCATCGGGCGGCAGGAGCGACGAGAACCTCGCGTGATCCACGTCCACGTCGTGGTGCCGCGTTGGCGCTCCGCGTTGGCGCTCCGCGTTGACGCCGATCGTCCGGCGCGTAGCTTCCCGAGCATGAACTCGTCGTCGAATCGATTTGCGCTCAATGACTTACGGCTGCGTTCGCCGAAGTCGGTCGGTCGCACTGCGTGGCATCTGGCGATGCTCTGCGCACTCGCGGCGTGCAATCGTGAAAAGAGCGTCACGGTTTCGGGCGACATTCCGGGGCTCGATACACTCGGGTATCGGGGGGATTCGCTCTTGGCGCAGGCCGAGCGCGGTCCGGCCGACCTGCTCGATTCTCTTGCGGCCACGAAGAGCGCATCGCAGGTCGTCGCGAGCGGAACCAACGAAGGCACGATTGCCAACGTGAACAGCGCCGCGCGTGCGAGCGCTGGACTCGGTACCACGGCCGGTCAGGCGATGAGCCTTCGGGCGCAGGCGCGTGGTGATTCGATGGCCCGCGCGATCGCCCAAAGGCTGGCCGGCGGGAGTGATCTGGCTGGCCGTACGCGTGGGGACTCGGTGCGTGGCGTGGTCACGATCGTCGGTGCGGAGCCCGCGCGGCAGGTCGTCCTGCGAGTCGATGGCAACAACATTTCGCTGAGCGGGATGGCGACCACGGGGCTCGGTCGATTGGCCGGCACGGAGGTCGTGGTGCGCGGCGTCAAAATCACGCCGCGCGACATCGTCGTGTCTGATTATCTGGTGCGTTCGTCCGACGGCGTGCCCGCCTGGGATGGAACGCTCGACGAGAACGGCGGCCTGCGGCTCACCGACGGTAGCGGCCGTAAGCGACTGCCGTCGGTGCCGAGTGCGCTGCGCGGAATGGTCGGCGCGCGTGTGTGGGTGGCGTTCAAGCAAGGCAGCGCGACCGCCGACTCGTACGGCATCATCGGTCGGCGGTAGGCGCGCCCTTCCTTCGTCAGGCTTCGCGGATCGCCGCCATCGGTGTTTCCTTGTAGACATCGCGACTGGTCAGCAATCCGATCGCCATGGTCAGCAGCAGCATGCCCGCGGCGATCACGAACGTCGGGCCGACGGCGGGATCGAACGGATCCTTGAACACGAATCGCGTGAGGCCCCACGCGCCGGCGAACGCCAGCAGCATGCCGGTGAGCGCCCCGAGCGCCCCGAGAGCGCCGTACTCCGCCAGCAGCACCCGCGCGACCTGCGCCCGTGACGCCCCCAGCGTGCGAAGCAGCACACCTTCGCGTAACCGGGCGCGCCGCGTGGCCGCCACGGCGCTGAAGAGCACCGGGATGCCCATGGCCAACGAGAACAAGCCGAGGAATCGGATCGCGAGCGTGACCTTGTCCACGATGGCCCCGATCGTCTGACGCACCAGCGTCAGATCGACGCTCGAAATGTTCGGGAAACGTCGCACGATATCGCGCTGCACGGCCGCGATCGCCGGTCCCGCCGGCACATTGGCGACCACGACGAACTGTTGTGGTGCGCGACGCAGCGCCTCGGGCGCGAACACGACGAAGAAGTTCGCCTCGAAGCGTGCCCAGTTCACCGTACGAAAGCTGGTCACGATCGTGGTGACCGGCACACCCTGCACATTCCAGGTGACGGTGTCCCCGAGCGCCACGCCAAGATCGGTGGCGAGGTCGCGCTCGAAGGAGACTTCGAACGGTGCCTCCGGATTCGCGGCGCGCGACTTCGCGCGCGCGGCCGAATCGGCAAACCACTTACCGGCCACCAGCGTTTCGGAGCCCACGATCGAATCGCGATACGTGCTACGATACTCGCGGCGCAGCGCCCACCCGGCGCGTCGCGCGCTCGTGTCGGCCATCAGCGACGACACGCTGCGTCCATTGAGCGCATCGATCCGCATGGTCACGATCGGCGTCTGTTGTACGACGGGATGCTGCCGCGCGCGCAGCAGTGAGTCGAGTGGTGCCGCCTGGTCATCCTGCACGTCGAAGAAGAGCAGGTTGCCGGCCGAGCCCGCCGACGTGGCTTGCACGCGACTGAGCAGATTCGCCTGTACGAGATACACGGTGCTGAGCAGAAACGCACCGAATCCCAGCGCGAGCGTAACCGCGCGCGTCTGATTGGCGGGGCGGTGCAGATTGGCGATGCCCTGCCGGAGCTCGAACGGCCACGACGGGCGCGTGCTGCGACGTGCTGCGGCAATGAGCAGCGTCGCGGCGACCCAGAGTACCAGGACCGCCCCACCGATCGCCGCGCTGATGTACAGCCCCTGTCGCACACTGCCGATGCGCGACACCACGATGCCGATGATGCTGCCGACCAACAGTGCATCGACCGTCAGGCGCGCCGGATCGTTCCACTCGCGCGGCAACGCCGTGTTGTCCATTTCGCGGCGAATCGCCTGCAACGGCGACACGCGTCGCAGGGCGAGCAGCGGCCGCATCGCGAACACGAGCGACACCCAGACGCCGGTGGCGAGGCCCAGGATCAGCGGCCGCGGTTCGAGCGCGAGTTCGACATCGATCGGCAGAAAATCCGACACGACACCCGGCAGCAAGAACTGCACAGCCACGCCGAGCAGCGTACCGGCGATGGCGCCGACGAGGCCCATGGCGGCCGACTGCACGACGTACAACGCCAACACCTGACGACTGGTGGCGCCGAGGCATCGCAGTACGGCCACGGTATCGATCTTGGCCGACACAAAGGCGTTGACGCCACTCGCGACGCCAATGCCGCCGAGCAGAAGGGCAATGAGTCCGATGATGCTGAGAAAATCCGCCAGTCGGGCGACCGACTCGGTGAAATCGCGCTCGGTATCGGCTACGGTGCGTATGCGCACACGGGTGCGCACAGCGCCCGACACGAGTCCCGAGGCGGAATCCGATGCCGGCTCGGCTGCCTTCGTTAGGGAATCGGTAGTCGCCTTGGTCACTGCGGCCGCCGCCGTGGCGGCCGAGTCGGCCGCCGGAGGTTCGTCTTCGCCCCCCGGGCCGCGGCGTTCTTCTCCGCGAGCTTCCTGCGCTTCCTGCAGCGCAGCCGCTCTCGGGTCGATCCGGCGACGAAGATCACGCGCCATCGTTTTCGCGGCGACTGGTGTCGCCAGCGACGCGGGCAGCTTGAGCACCACGTCGTACTCGGCGCGACTCCCGAACTTGAGCAACGCCGTCGCGTCGAGCCACTTGTCGGACAGGTACACCCGCGGGCCGATCACCGCCGTAATGCCGGCGTCGCCAGGCACGTTTCCGAGTGTACCGGCGATGGCGAACATCTTTTGGCCGAGTCGCAGCGAATCACCGACGCTGGCATCGAGCGCAACCAGCAGTGACGGATCGACGAACACGATCGACTCGTTGTGCACGCGTGACCACGCGTTGGCGGGAATCGTTTCGATTTCGCCGTAGAACGGATATCCGGCCGAGACGGCGCGCACCTGCACGAGTCGCGTGCCACCGGAAGGTTCGGCCAGTGCCATGCTCGCGAAGGTCGTGACGCGCGCCGTGGCGATCTTGTCGTTGCGCAGCGAATCGAGCAGCGTATCGACCACGGCGGGGAAGGCGGCGCGCGCTTGCAGCGCCATGTCACCGCCGAGCAGCGTGCGCGACTGTTCGCGAATGGAGCGCGTCACGTTGCCGGCGAACGAGTCGATCGCCACGAGCGCGGCGACACCGAACGCGATGGACGACATGTAGAGCGCCAGCCGACGACGCGCCGTTCGACTCTCCCGCCAGGCCAGACGGAGTAGGGCCTGTGTCCTCATGAGGCGGACGGCTCGTGTCTGATGTCTTCCACGACGGCGCCGTCGCGCAACCGGATCGTGCGTTGGGTCCGGGCGGCCAGCGTGATGTCGTGCGTGACGAGCACGATGGTGCATCCGCGCTCGCGATTCAGGGCCTGCAGCAACTCGACGATGCGCTCGCCGGTCGTGCCGTCGAGATTCCCGGTGGGTTCGTCGGCGAAGAGAATGCGTGGCTCGTTCACGAACGCGCGGGCGAGCGCTACGCGCTGCTGCTCGCCGCCCGACAGCTGCTGTGGAAAATGGTGCGTGCGATCGCCGAGGCCCACGCGCGCCAGCAGGTCACGGGCGCGGGTCGTGGCTTCCTTGGCGGAGACCGCTCCGGAGAGCTCGAGCGGCACCTGCACGTTCTCGAGCGCCGTGAGCGTGGGAATCAACTGGAAGCTCTGGAAGACAAATCCGACCTTCTCACCACGCAGTTTGGCACGGCGATCTTCGTCAAGACTTCCGAATTCTTCGCCGTCGAGCGACACTGTGCCCTGTGACGGGGTATCAAGCCCGGCGAGCAGACCGAGCAGCGTGGTCTTGCCGCTGCCGGACGGCCCGACGATCGAGACGAACGCGCCCTGGGGCACGTCGAACGACACGTCGCGCAACACCGTGAGGCGCTGCGTGCCACTCTGGTATTCCTTGGTCAATCCACGGGCAACGAGCATGCGATTGGAACGGAAGAAGAAGATCGGGCGCTGGGCGGCGGGTGCGGTACTCGCGGCCCTCATGGCAATGGGAGCTGCCTGTGGCACCAACGGCGAATCGGGTCGTTCGGATTCAGCCGTCGGCGCATCGGCGTCGGCTGAAAGAACCGGGGGAAACGCCCCCGAAGCAACTGTGGCGACTCGATCCGCCCGCGTGGTGCTGCTCGGTACGAGTCTTACTGCCGGGCTGGGGCTCGATCCCGAGAAGGCCTACCCGGCGCTGCTTCAGCAAAAGGCCGATTCCGCCGGCTACGCGGTGCGGATCGTGAACGCTGGGCTGAGTGGCGAGACGTCGGCCGGCGCTTTGCGTAGAGCAGGGTGGGTGCTCGATCAGCCGGCGGCGTTGGTGGTGCTCGAGGTGGGGGCGAACGACGGATTGCGGGGCGTGGATCCCGACTCGACGTATGCCAACATCGTGGCGCTGGTGAAGGTGGTGCGCACCCAGCGGCCCGAGGCCGATGTGGCGCTCGTCCAGATGGAAGCGCCAACGAATCTGGGCGGGAGCTACACCACGCGCTTTCACGAGGCCTACCCGCGTGCCGCCAAGGTCACGGGGGTAACGCTGCTCCCGTTCTTGCTGGAAGGGGTGGCTGGCGATGCACGGCTCAACCAGGCGGACGGCATTCATCCGAATCCGGAAGGTTCGAAGCGAGTGGCCGAGACGGTATGGCGCGGCTTGTCACCGCTGCTGGCGAAGGTGTCCCGCCGCTGACGGCTCTGCCGATCAGTGGTGATTTCTCGAGCTGATCAGGACCATGCGTTCCATACTAGTTTTGCTGGAAGACATCGTGCGGTTGGAGTTCGGCCCCGGGGAGCTGGCGTCGGTGCGCGCCGAGGCCTCAACGCAGGTCGGTGACGCCGACTCCGGATCGGGTTCGTCCGCGCGCGTCTCGGCCTTCGTGCGCGCCCTCTGTCAGGTACGTCGTCGGCCCCTGCCCGAGGTGTACGCGTTTGTCGGTATGCAGCTCGCCCCGTCGGTCGTGAAAGATTTTCCGATGGTGACGCGCGACCGGCAGTCCACGCGACTGGTGCTGCTGCAGATCAACCAGTTGGCGCCGGCCGTGTTGGATGCATTGGTGCCTGGGGTGGAGGTGCCGGCGTTCGATGTGGAGTTGATCGATGCCGAGACGGTGCGGGTGAGTTTCACCGGTACGACGGAAATGGCGTCGCTGCTGGAGGGCGCCGTCCGCGGGTTGGGCCAGCATTTCGGTGAGCGGGTAGAGCCGACGCGCGCGAGTCCTCCGTCCTACGCGCCGAATCGGCGTTTGATCGACATCAAGATCACGCCGGATCGCCGCACTGACGACGTCCCCTCACCGACCGGCGTTGATCGACGGAAGTTCTTCTCGTTCTAGTCGGCCTCCGATCCGTCAGGGGTCCCTTCCGGTGATGAGACTGGCTGGTTATTTTTCGAGGCTGTGCAGTCTTGGCTCATCGGTGCGGTTCGGATCGGTGGGTGGGAACGGCGCAACATTCCAGCTGCTATCCTGCGGGGGGTCTCCCCCCGATGTCCCCTGTTCGAAGGTGTCGTTCGCATGGCCTTTTCTGCGACCCAGATCCGACGTGGCATGGTCCTCGTGTTCGAGGGCGATCCGTGCCGAGTCGTCGAGTTCCGTCACCACACGCCGGGTAACCTGCGTGCCATGGTGCAGGCGAAGCTGAAGAACCTGCGGACGGGTTCGAACTTCGAGCATCGATTCCGCGCCGCGGACACGATCGTGAAGGCGGACATGGAAACGCAGGAACTGGAATTCATGTACCAGGGCGGCGACGTGTTTCACTTCATGAACATCGCGAACTACGATCAGATCGAGATGGACGAAGAGGCGCTGGGAGATTCGGCTCCGTGGATGCAGCCGGGCATGAAGATTCTGGCCGAGTACTACAACGGCCGTCCGATCGGCATCGAGCTGCCGAACTCGCTGATCTTCGAGATCGTCGAAACCGCGCCGGTCGTGCGTGGCGCCACCAAGACGGCCTCGTCCAAGCCGGCGAAGCTGTCGAACGGTGTGACGGTGAACGTGCCGGAGTTCGTCGAAGAGGGGACGCGCGTCCGTGTGAACCCGACGACGGGCGAGTATCTGGAGCGCGCGAAGGACTGAGTCGTCGGCGGATTGAAAAAGTCGGGGCCAAGAATCGCTGCCCCGCTTGCAATCGGTCTTTCGTCTGGTTACAGTTTGCGTCTCCCGTCGGTTGTCATCCTTGGTGATGACCGAGCAGATGTCGGGGTTCGAGCGCGATGGGTGCAAGCACACGCGTTCGTCGATGGTGGCCGTAGCTCAATTGGTTAGAGCACCGGATTGTGATTCCGGGGGTTGCGGGTTCAATTCCCGTCGGTCACCCTGGTCGCACTGTAAGCGCCGGTGAGCCACGGCGCTTCAGGAGGTCCGTAGCTCAATTGGTAGAGCA
This region of Gemmatimonas groenlandica genomic DNA includes:
- a CDS encoding ABC transporter ATP-binding protein, whose translation is MLVARGLTKEYQSGTQRLTVLRDVSFDVPQGAFVSIVGPSGSGKTTLLGLLAGLDTPSQGTVSLDGEEFGSLDEDRRAKLRGEKVGFVFQSFQLIPTLTALENVQVPLELSGAVSAKEATTRARDLLARVGLGDRTHHFPQQLSGGEQQRVALARAFVNEPRILFADEPTGNLDGTTGERIVELLQALNRERGCTIVLVTHDITLAARTQRTIRLRDGAVVEDIRHEPSAS
- a CDS encoding tetratricopeptide repeat protein — protein: MAHGSARSERDGWMDDNTRGLSLAAAADWDEAAEAFAAAADVLARRAPDVSSHDALALILGNLAQACFRAGRTEDALLHAQRSCALRVALAGEDAMPVARERMDLAVMLGALGRLDEAQALMQRAISAVERHVGDEDARLVVMLENAARLALAAGVPANAEPLLLRLHALLDAHGMSTDRADRLLAMVSAVRSRADANRAETSRIAAVRAEVMQAEAMQAEAAREEVARTEEVAVYAHASIDEQASEAEWDDQPLRDAVAITDVLLRTTPSGVIAIQEPVNHDAEILAAFETVVDTPVEPMIDLVDDLPTAAVDIALDLADDFGLPPEDNGAPSMGLGFTIEHGLGASDTSAPVLDASTDLMGLELDDALADSLVDVPTHRPALELEEAAPSRIEAFEPAPVVSEPLSPLNAPLRPPMRHVEPAPAHGFGPPPAALVTPGARMEPASAPAPMPPTARDMTRAQDAQNAADADEASAHAAHRAGRTGRTPLSDRHPNEAGGKSTGLIGAGIGAALAVGGAVWYFLLR
- a CDS encoding heme NO-binding domain-containing protein, with amino-acid sequence MRSILVLLEDIVRLEFGPGELASVRAEASTQVGDADSGSGSSARVSAFVRALCQVRRRPLPEVYAFVGMQLAPSVVKDFPMVTRDRQSTRLVLLQINQLAPAVLDALVPGVEVPAFDVELIDAETVRVSFTGTTEMASLLEGAVRGLGQHFGERVEPTRASPPSYAPNRRLIDIKITPDRRTDDVPSPTGVDRRKFFSF
- the efp gene encoding elongation factor P; translation: MAFSATQIRRGMVLVFEGDPCRVVEFRHHTPGNLRAMVQAKLKNLRTGSNFEHRFRAADTIVKADMETQELEFMYQGGDVFHFMNIANYDQIEMDEEALGDSAPWMQPGMKILAEYYNGRPIGIELPNSLIFEIVETAPVVRGATKTASSKPAKLSNGVTVNVPEFVEEGTRVRVNPTTGEYLERAKD
- a CDS encoding ABC transporter permease, producing the protein MRTQALLRLAWRESRTARRRLALYMSSIAFGVAALVAIDSFAGNVTRSIREQSRTLLGGDMALQARAAFPAVVDTLLDSLRNDKIATARVTTFASMALAEPSGGTRLVQVRAVSAGYPFYGEIETIPANAWSRVHNESIVFVDPSLLVALDASVGDSLRLGQKMFAIAGTLGNVPGDAGITAVIGPRVYLSDKWLDATALLKFGSRAEYDVVLKLPASLATPVAAKTMARDLRRRIDPRAAALQEAQEARGEERRGPGGEDEPPAADSAATAAAAVTKATTDSLTKAAEPASDSASGLVSGAVRTRVRIRTVADTERDFTESVARLADFLSIIGLIALLLGGIGVASGVNAFVSAKIDTVAVLRCLGATSRQVLALYVVQSAAMGLVGAIAGTLLGVAVQFLLPGVVSDFLPIDVELALEPRPLILGLATGVWVSLVFAMRPLLALRRVSPLQAIRREMDNTALPREWNDPARLTVDALLVGSIIGIVVSRIGSVRQGLYISAAIGGAVLVLWVAATLLIAAARRSTRPSWPFELRQGIANLHRPANQTRAVTLALGFGAFLLSTVYLVQANLLSRVQATSAGSAGNLLFFDVQDDQAAPLDSLLRARQHPVVQQTPIVTMRIDALNGRSVSSLMADTSARRAGWALRREYRSTYRDSIVGSETLVAGKWFADSAARAKSRAANPEAPFEVSFERDLATDLGVALGDTVTWNVQGVPVTTIVTSFRTVNWARFEANFFVVFAPEALRRAPQQFVVVANVPAGPAIAAVQRDIVRRFPNISSVDLTLVRQTIGAIVDKVTLAIRFLGLFSLAMGIPVLFSAVAATRRARLREGVLLRTLGASRAQVARVLLAEYGALGALGALTGMLLAFAGAWGLTRFVFKDPFDPAVGPTFVIAAGMLLLTMAIGLLTSRDVYKETPMAAIREA
- a CDS encoding arylesterase; the protein is MATRSARVVLLGTSLTAGLGLDPEKAYPALLQQKADSAGYAVRIVNAGLSGETSAGALRRAGWVLDQPAALVVLEVGANDGLRGVDPDSTYANIVALVKVVRTQRPEADVALVQMEAPTNLGGSYTTRFHEAYPRAAKVTGVTLLPFLLEGVAGDARLNQADGIHPNPEGSKRVAETVWRGLSPLLAKVSRR